The Acidobacteriota bacterium genome contains the following window.
AAAAGCGCGAATTCGGGATCTGACCCCAACTATTCTTTCTCTAAACGGACGGACGGGCTTTCTCGTCCAATCTGTCGATGCCCGGCTGCCCGAATATGGGACGCCGGGTCCCGCTTGCGGGCACGACGCACGGACAATTGAACCGAATGGCGCGCGGAAACGTCTGATATCGCGTGACTTACTGCTGGCGACTCGGCTGGCAGCGCATTCGCTCTATAGGGGAACATGGTCGATATTCCACGCGGCGATGATGTGAAGCGGCGCAAACGCATCCGCCAGTCCATCTACGCCATTTCGGCAGCGACGGTCATCATTCTCATCACGATCGGGGTGTCCCGGCTGAAGCCGGCAGCCCCCACGGTCGATCGGGCCACGGTGTGGATTGACACGGTGAAGCAGGGCCCGATGGTCCGCCAGGTCCGCGGCTCCGGCACGTTGGTCCCGGAAGACATCCGGTGGATCCCGGCAAACACCCAGGGACGCGTCGAGCGGATTGTCCTGCGCCCGGGGGCGACGGTCACCCCTGATTCGGTCATCCTGGAGCTGAGCAACCAGGAACTCGAACAGACCGTGCTCGGCGACCAGGCGAACTTCCGCGCCGCGCAGGCGAACCTTGAAAGCCGGAAGGCGGACCTCGAAAGCGGCCTGCTGAACCAGCGCGCCGCGTCAGCGCGCGTGGAGTCCGAGTATCGGCAGGCGGCGCTGCAGCTCGAAGCCAACGAGGCGCTCTACAGGGACAAGCTGATCTCCGAACTGCAGTTGAAGCAGTCACGCTCGCAGGCGCAGGAACTCCAGAATCGCTGGCAGATCGAGCAGAAGCGGCTCGAGATCGCAGCGCAGAATCTGAACGCGCAGCTGGCGCCGCAGCAGGCCGAAGTCGAGCGCCTGCGGACGATGTACGAGCTGCACCTGCGCCAGCGCGAGCAGCTGAAGGTGCGCGCCGGCATGGCAGGGGTGCTCCAGGTGGTTCCCGTAGACGTGGGCCAGCAGGTGGCGCCCGGCACCAACCTCGCGCGGGTCGCGAACCCGAAGACGCTGAAGGCCGAACTTCGCATCCCCGAAACACAAACGCGCGATCTGTCCATCGGACAGCTCGCCAGCATCGACACCCGCAACGGCATCGTGAACGGCCGCGTCTCGCGGATCGATCCGGCGGCGCAGAACGGCACGGTCGGCGTGGACGTGAGCCTCGAGGGGGCCTTGCCGCCGGGCGCACGCCCGGACCTGTCGGTCGACGGCACGGTTGAACTCGAACGGATGAACAACGTCATCTACGTGGGCCGGCCGGCCTTCGGCCAGGAGCACAGCACCGTCGGCCTGTTCAAGCTCACTGAAGGGGGCGAGGCGGTGCGCGTCTCCGTGCAGCTCGGGCGGAGCTCCGTGAACACCATCGAGATTCTGAGCGGGCTCAGGCCGGGCGACCAGGTGGTGCTGTCGGATATGTCGGCGTGGGACCAGTACGAAAGAATCAGGCTGAATTGAGGATCTCAGGATTTTGATACAGGAGAGCCAATGGATACGTCCGCACAACCTCTGATTCGTCTCGACAGCGTGACGAAGGTGTTCTACACCGACGAAGTGGAAACGCACGCGCTGGCCGGGATCCATCTGGAGATCACGAAGGGCGAGTACATCGCGATTGCCGGACCGTCCGGCTGCGGGAAGTCCACCCTGTTGTCGATTCTCGGCCTCCTGGACTCGCCCACCGAGGGCAAGTACGTCCTCAACGGCCGGGAGGTCGCGTCGCTGCCGATGTCCGAGCGGGCGCGCGTGCGTAACCGCGAGATCGGGTTCATCTTCCAGAGCTTCAACCTGATTGGCGATCTGACGGTTTACGAGAACGTCGAGCTGCCGCTCACCTACCGCGGGATGAAAGCCGCCGAGCGCAAGCAACGCGTGATGGCGGCGCTCGAGAAGGTCGGCATGTCACACCGCGCGAAACACCTTCCGAGCCAGCTCTCGGGGGGCCAGCAGCAGCGCGTGGCGGTGGCGCGCGCCGTCGCGGGGTCGCCGGCGATCCTGCTGGCAGATGAACCGACGGGCAATCTGGACTCGAAGAACGGCGAGTCGGTGATGGAGCTGCTCCACGAGCTGCACCGCGAGGGTGCGACGATCTGCATGGTCACGCACGACCCGCGGTACGCCCGCCACTCCGAGCGCGCCATCCATCTCTTCGACGGCCGGATCGTCGAGGAGGACGGCAGAGGCAGCGCGGAGAAGGAGCTCGAGGAGAGCGGCTTCAAGATGCAACACTAGAAGTGCTGAGTGCGGGGTGCTGGGAGCTCTGTGCTGACTGCCGTGCAAAGTGCGTCGAGCCGCGCTGCCGTTGCACGCGTCCTGGTTGCCGATGATCAGCCGGACGTGCTCGAGGCCCTGCGCCTGCTGCTCAAGGGAGAAGGCCACCACCTGGAGACCGCGTCCTCGCCCGCGGGCCTGGTCGCGGCGCTCGACGCGCGCGAGTTCGACGTCGCGCTGATTGATTTGAACTACGCCCGCGACACGACGTCCGGCGAGGAGGGCCTGGATCTGCTCACGAGGATCCAGGCGATCGACGCCACGCTGCCCGTTGTCGTGATGACCGCGTGGGGCAGCGTGGAACTCGCCGTCGAGGCGATGCGGCGCGGGGCGCGTGACTTCGTCCAGAAACCGTGGGACAACGCGCGCCTGCTGGCGATCATCCGCACGCAGGTCGAGTTGAGCCAGGCGCTGCGGCGGGGCCAGC
Protein-coding sequences here:
- a CDS encoding HlyD family efflux transporter periplasmic adaptor subunit; amino-acid sequence: MVDIPRGDDVKRRKRIRQSIYAISAATVIILITIGVSRLKPAAPTVDRATVWIDTVKQGPMVRQVRGSGTLVPEDIRWIPANTQGRVERIVLRPGATVTPDSVILELSNQELEQTVLGDQANFRAAQANLESRKADLESGLLNQRAASARVESEYRQAALQLEANEALYRDKLISELQLKQSRSQAQELQNRWQIEQKRLEIAAQNLNAQLAPQQAEVERLRTMYELHLRQREQLKVRAGMAGVLQVVPVDVGQQVAPGTNLARVANPKTLKAELRIPETQTRDLSIGQLASIDTRNGIVNGRVSRIDPAAQNGTVGVDVSLEGALPPGARPDLSVDGTVELERMNNVIYVGRPAFGQEHSTVGLFKLTEGGEAVRVSVQLGRSSVNTIEILSGLRPGDQVVLSDMSAWDQYERIRLN
- a CDS encoding ABC transporter ATP-binding protein, whose translation is MDTSAQPLIRLDSVTKVFYTDEVETHALAGIHLEITKGEYIAIAGPSGCGKSTLLSILGLLDSPTEGKYVLNGREVASLPMSERARVRNREIGFIFQSFNLIGDLTVYENVELPLTYRGMKAAERKQRVMAALEKVGMSHRAKHLPSQLSGGQQQRVAVARAVAGSPAILLADEPTGNLDSKNGESVMELLHELHREGATICMVTHDPRYARHSERAIHLFDGRIVEEDGRGSAEKELEESGFKMQH